CTCTGTCCTACTCGGCGGATCAGATTCGTCGGTACCGCACAGCCTTCACCCGGGAGCAGATCGCACGGCTGGAGAAGGAATTTTACCGGGAGAACTACGTGTCCAGGCCGAGGAGGTGCGAGCTGGCGGCCGCCTTGAATCTACCGGAAACGACTATTAAGGTATGAGGAAAAAGAAGCTCTCCAATTAAAAGAAGAATTCGGTtcagttaaaataataataataataataattaaaaaaaaactattttatcttgaaatatgaaattaatttgttggaaaaaggaaaataaaaggaTGGTTGGCACTTActctgtaaataaaaaaaaagttgggtaaaaaaataacccaatgttGGGTCAAAATGCAACAAAGGGTCATTTTAACCCATTTTTTGTGTCCAAAAACAGTCCAATtgtaaacttgtttttttgtacaaaaaaaaggataaaaaaaaaaaggaaaaaaaagaaaaatctatcCGCTATGTGTGTCAATTtgacattaaaaatgaatgatttGGGGgcctttgtccaaaaaaaaaaaaaaaagtgggttacAAAGATGGCCAACGCCTCCATGAACCACTTTGACCCCTTTTGTTGCAAAACAATCCAAATgtgttttgagaaaaaaaaaatgggtcaaaGATGACCCAACTGTGAgtgattaaataaaacaaaaataaataaacattaagAGGGAGGGGTAATTTCACCCTTTTTGGATTACAAAACATTACAgtagtatttttttgtacaaaaaaaaagttgggtcaaaaagaaCCCAATCATGGGTCAAAAAGAGGCAATTTGACCCTCAGtctaattttaatatttggttttgggcaaaaaaagttgggtcaaattgacccataactggattatttttgacccaacactTTTGGGCTATAAGCTATCGATAGCTTATAGCCCAAAAGTGTAGCGGAAATGTACACCTGCAAGGCAAAGCCAGTTAAGAGAGTTATTATGGCCTGTAATAGAGTTAGGTTTGTGGTTAATATTTGACCCGGCGTGTCTCCCGCCCCAGGTGTGGTTCCAGAACCGCCGGATGAAAGACAAACGTCAGCGTCTGGCCATGACGTGGCCTCACCCAGCCGACCCAGCCTTCTACACTTACATGATGAGCCACGCGGCGGCCACGGGCAACCTGCCCTACCCCTTCCCATCCCACCTGCCGCTGCCCTACTACTCGCACCTGGGGGTGGGAGCCGGCTCCGCTCCGACCCCCGCCACTCCCTTCCCCAACCCGCTGCGCTCCCTGGACAGCTTCCGGATGCTGTCCCACCCGTACCAGAGGCCGGAACTCCTGTGCGCCTTCAGGCACCCGTCCCTGTACCAGAGTCCGCCTCACGGGCTCGGTCCCGGGGGAAGCCCGTGCACTTGCCTGGCCTGTCACTCCGCTCCATCCGGCGGCCTCTCGTCCAGGCCCCCGGCCTCGGACTTCAGCTGCTCGCCAACGAGCAGGACTGACGCTTTTGTCACGTTTACGCCTTCCGTGTTGAGCAAAGCTTCTAACGGGGCGGTGGACCAGCGGGAGGAGGTGCCCCTCACCAGATAAAACCTCAAAATCTCCTAGTATTTTATACACTCTTATTTAATCTAATTCCATCAAGTCTTGACCAAATCATTGGGCTCATCAATTCTGATAGCACGTTTAAACTAAAATACTGCAAttaggacaaaaaataaaatttcaatccccaattatgtttattttatgcCGTCTTTCCACATCCATGTAAGAGAATGATGCTCGCAGTCTCTTTCTAACAAGGGGAATTTGTTAGCCGTCTCATTAGAGGCGGATCTCAGCCATGTGCACATGAAATTACAGCAAgtgatgtatatgtatggagCCGCTGAATTTTGAGTGTGGAATTAATGATTAGACCAGGATGGGGATGCTCGCTGCCGAAAGGTAACAAGGCGCCAGGGGAGACGATTACAAAGAGGAAGAACCAAGATGGAGAGTGGACAATCAAATatcttgaaaagaaaaagtgttttcTCTGATATCAATCTGATTCTCTTTTGATTATAGCCTAATTGCTGCACTCGTTtcgtgtatttttcttttcattgatTTTCTGTTATAAGGATGGGTTTATctcaaatttgcaataaattgtCATAAAAGTGGAGCAGACGAGTTTTCTTtatagtcattttattttacaatgttgTATTGTTATTTGTTTGTCTCATTTAAGAGCTCCCTTGCTCCCCTTCCAGTAATAACATTAATTTTCTTCAAGTGGTCGATGCGGCCTCATATCACGTGACGCGTCCGCTAGATTGACCGTGACACTTAAGCGGTCCCAGGGCTCCTTCATATTTTTCTCTGGCAGACACTTAATAGAGAAAATAGAGAAATATTGGAGGTGAAAAGTGATCGATGACGCACCAATCAGCTGCAGCTTAATTGCACGAGTTGTCTTGAActgaatgcataaaaaaaatgattctagAAATCACATTTGACGCTATAGTTTAACGTTTTAAAGAGTactggccacttcattaggcacATGCAAATAGGTCTCACAATATTATAGGtttgagttttcatttttcattatcTGCACAAAATAGGCTCAATAAGCACTTTTAATGGTTTTTGGATTTACTACGCAACGAAttaataacgtttttttttatggcggtATTTCACATTCAGTATTTTTCAACAATATACAGACTCATGCACAATGAACCACGTTCAATGAAACGTCGctgacaagaagaagaagaagaaaaaaatttcCTTTATAGCAGCAAAATTGTGACCATCAGcatatacattaaaataaaagcacTCATCACTACATCTCCATCCATACTCGCTACACAGAAATCATAAAATGTCTTGGATACCCTCGTCCTCCTGGTGCGTGCTAATCAGACAGTGGTGCATCCGTGCGTGACGCAACCAGCACCCCCCACACCTCCCACCGCCATCTTGATTGATGGCCTTATTAACTGCAGTTCTTGTAAGTGTGACCACGCTGATTAAAATGCATATGTTTGGAATAATACGCCGTTTAAGCCGCGCGGGTAGATTTATGTAAACTATCAAGGCTGTTTTCTTCGTCATTGAAATGCATAGTAATCATTAAAACATAGACAGGTGCGTCAGGGTATTTCTGCTGCAGACGAAACAATAGTTGGAAAATGACAATTTTGAGGCATAAAGCAACAATTTCACCCCATTTTAGCACAAAAATGCTCAATTCCACATACGATCACATCATCCTTAGAAAGGAGAATTGGCTCATAGCACCCCTGCTTCCACTATATCCCACAAAGCGTTTGGATAGGGGCGGTGTAGAAGTGCAGATGTCCCAATCTAACACACACAAATGGTTGTATAAAATTGGCTTAGGTCCTAATTTACAGGCCCTTGTCGTCGAAAGCAAAGGGCTGGCGGAGGCGTGCGCGACCCAATCGCAGCATAATGATGATGAATGGGAGATTAATGCTCATACAAGCAAGACAATTTAGACCTTCATCTGTTTAAATAGGCTTCCAATATCATTTGGAAGCGGGGGTCACGTTAAATCAATCGAGGGAGGGGGGTGAAAGTCATTCGAACCGGCGTCTTTATCAACATTATTTACGGCGCAGCCATGGTTAGAAAATGGACCGGCTGGGCAAGAGATTTTGTAAATGCTTCAAATGAGAAAAGGCGACAATTATTACAAGGCGAACGATGAAGCAAACGACTTAAATGGTTTCTAAGGCCTtcaaaaacacaccaaaaacacgagccattttctttcatttcattttcttaaggTCACAAAAATACACTCACCTTAATTCGACGTCCGGGGACTGCTATCcaataagaaagaaaaatatgtaGATATTCCCAATGAATTTTAGCTAGAACTTGATACATTTGAACAAACAAGCCGACATTACCCGGAATATACCACTTGGGTAGGGGGTGCTCATTCATTCACAGTTATCCCTTTAACATAACTACGCACAGCAACTTGGCGTATAGTCAACATCACGCTTTTATTTGAACTATCGTCCGATTAGAGATGGAATGTCTCAATGacatgcaccaaacagcagagTCATTTAATTGGGCGTACAAATAGCCTACCCCTGCTTGTTAACATTGTTTTCCCCCTACCTTGGAAACAGGTGTAGAGACACTTGCGCGACTTTTGTGTACCAACGTAATGGCACTTCGGAGATGACGTCACAAGCCAAAATGGCGGTCATTCGGTGAAGAATCTCTTCGCTCGTCGAAAAGCATTGGATTTGGATCGTTGTAATTTCATTTGTGATGtataattttgattttaaaatgtgatgagGTCTGTGTGGTTTGTACTAGGCAAAAGCAATAAAACCTACcgtttgtttttccatttgcaTTGCGTTGCATTGGGGAagtatcagaaatgcccggatgttcggaattgtcaatagttGTTCTCAAATTGAAGTTCATTGAAGCTGcattttttgattgttttgaaaaaaaaaatcaccatcaaacagtTGCATTTGTCACGAGCCCcttcactattttatttttttaattcaaaaaggggtgttaaatttgtcaaaAAGGTTGGAGAGTTGCAATACCCAAATCCTCCAAAATCCCCAATTCaaaactattgttttttgactATAACTATTAAGAAACACTTGGTTTAATATGCTTTTGAAATATCACCTACCTGATAGCATAATTAcctagtcatttttatttatttatttatttatttcacattttcggaaaacaataaaacgaccTCGATTCAACGTTCATGACCTGGATGATTGAGAATCCACATAGATATAACGAAAACATTTTTAGCAAtgacattgatattttttttattggaattGCAGGCAGTTATGCTACGATGCTAATGATATGCAGATGCAAATAAACTATCAACTAAAATAAGTTAGAACATTTCTctgaataagcaaaaatgttttccccccacttTCTGCTCCttgtcaaggtccaattaatGATCTTAAAAATGCCATCTTACGACATATTTCTCTTGTTGAGGTTCTTAATTGTGAAGATCAGCATAATGCAGGGGCGGATCTTTTCTAGTGGATCACAGGGCTGTGGACCACCCTCAAAAGCTgtgatgtcataaaaaaaaaaaaaatacaagtttatACACAATATGAAGTCAGTTGGTTAAGTGTTCTTCacatatttataaatgaaaagtGAAGAATTCCAACGGATGAGCTAATGTATAAACTTTATTTTGATTGTCCAGCTGCTATCCTCGTCAGATCATTTTTGTTTCATGCGGCCTCTTCTCAGGATGCATCGCATCGagcaatattgtttaaaaacgatTTAATACGCACTTTGTTTTATGACGCCGTGTTATTATTTTACAACCCACTCGGCAGCCAACGGCTCTGCGGATGCGTCCAATTCTCTGCGcagttcattttgttttacagcACGCCGGCCGCGTTTACTGCTCGGCAACCGTGGCGGCTGAAGGCCATAGGAAAGTTGCCCCACtttttccacagtctcgttGGACGTTCTTTAGTGGAGGTGTGAATGGCAGGAAGGGGTCAACCATGTCTGGTCACTCCACTTATAGATGCATACATACACTATAGCATCCACGCTAGCTCACTGCCGCAGTGATGCATCCTCATTAAGTCCCCGTCCAGCGACTGTCACAGCAAGCCTCCTGGTCCCATCCTGGCCAACGAGTGTGTCTGAGCGTCCCCCTTCAGCCTCCATGAAATCTT
This portion of the Festucalex cinctus isolate MCC-2025b chromosome 19, RoL_Fcin_1.0, whole genome shotgun sequence genome encodes:
- the LOC144007235 gene encoding homeobox protein XHOX-3-like isoform X2 yields the protein MLAQEAQTRKGTSTLADGSPGKPERRGCLTEAVMEEIARRNLCAEMGGRHRGDGPNRDGSSSDTESDFYEEIDVSCTPESMDYPSDKGRNGESPGLPSDSGSDPGKPVPGQNSLSYSADQIRRYRTAFTREQIARLEKEFYRENYVSRPRRCELAAALNLPETTIKVWFQNRRMKDKRQRLAMTWPHPADPAFYTYMMSHAAATGNLPYPFPSHLPLPYYSHLGVGAGSAPTPATPFPNPLRSLDSFRMLSHPYQRPELLCAFRHPSLYQSPPHGLGPGGSPCTCLACHSAPSGGLSSRPPASDFSCSPTSRTDAFVTFTPSVLSKASNGAVDQREEVPLTR
- the LOC144007235 gene encoding homeobox protein XHOX-3-like isoform X1, with translation MESREDMLAQEAQTRKGTSTLADGSPGKPERRGCLTEAVMEEIARRNLCAEMGGRHRGDGPNRDGSSSDTESDFYEEIDVSCTPESMDYPSDKGRNGESPGLPSDSGSDPGKPVPGQNSLSYSADQIRRYRTAFTREQIARLEKEFYRENYVSRPRRCELAAALNLPETTIKVWFQNRRMKDKRQRLAMTWPHPADPAFYTYMMSHAAATGNLPYPFPSHLPLPYYSHLGVGAGSAPTPATPFPNPLRSLDSFRMLSHPYQRPELLCAFRHPSLYQSPPHGLGPGGSPCTCLACHSAPSGGLSSRPPASDFSCSPTSRTDAFVTFTPSVLSKASNGAVDQREEVPLTR